In a genomic window of Lycium ferocissimum isolate CSIRO_LF1 chromosome 9, AGI_CSIRO_Lferr_CH_V1, whole genome shotgun sequence:
- the LOC132031198 gene encoding flowering time control protein FPA isoform X1: MIEESKKMNKKNCLRKEKSSPAPPRDEEYFPRRDERPMKRRSPLSQRDSRTRHSTPDKSGEPSEVLWIGFPAQLKVDEFILRKAFSPFGPIDRITAFPGRTYAFVRYKNVMAACRAKETLQGKLFDNPRVHICFARSESGPSNKERSSMNDSPSSHLRSYGHIGSSENLRHDRDFGNVPGDHGMRSPRFNSDMDPGDSRLVSFGRKGNSWAGEDGTLDRRRYPVLDSELGHGDNAYNQRSPPRKRLVDMREFSPQRFPRQDPFYDDSWDLPEDPLVFHEAKKLKTSSYFPENELPEYPFNDMEPAKHRGYHEYSQAEVLDKNFDSGSLVHKRMMNSNIPYPEENDRWNSRFDGFKVGPGQLASNAEQKRLTPEPHPSSKSTEWKWEGTIAKGGTAVCRARCFPVGKPLDMILPVYLDCTARTSLDMLAKHYYQAAGSWVVFFVPATDADMAFYNEFMNYLGEKQRAAVAKLDDRTTMFLVPPSDFSEKVLKVPGKLSISGVVLRLEPQAEKNETSFTGFQGMTSFAKPISPSGPNPALTSYSTTQRPGISNMPFPGTDTVPPPASFSGSLQPAGNFSESFSGDRHNYMVNQQYPAMGQNWSSHDMQKPNPSVKNIRKDTTIGQGYNPSMPGTGQESSSIYSRGEVSSIHSTGDNRPPPASPFQSDQLAMLASSLLGQQRQSGVASTGQDSRQPGNAYLPDNSYRPTQQNLPLSNNQPVDQSSSQFGQIQQLLQQQQQQPMASLPGPPPRELQHGTHLNQLQNAADEETDPQKRLQATLQLAAALLHQIQQGKP; this comes from the exons ATGATCGAGGAATCTAAGAAGATGAATAAGAAGAATTGCTTAAGGAAg GAAAAATCATCACCAGCACCACCACGGGATGAAGAGTATTTTCCACGTCGAGATGAACGTCCCATGAAAAGAAGATCTCCACTTTCACAAAGGGACTCGAGGACTCGCCACTCTACTCCTGATAAGAGTGGAGAACCCAGTGAGGTTTTATGGATTGGGTTTCCTGCACAACTGAAAGTAGATGAATTCATTTTACGAAAAGCCTTTTCCCCATTTGGACCGATAGATAGGATTACTGCGTTTCCAGGTAGAACTTATGCCTTCGTTCGATACAAGAATGTGATGGCAGCTTGCAGGGCAAAAGAAACATTACAAGGAAAATTATTTGACAATCCACGTGTACATATTTGTTTTGCCCGGTCAGAATCTGGACCCTCTAACAAGGAAAGAAGCTCAATGAATGATTCACCATCCTCACATTTGAGATCATATGGGCACATTGGTTCTTCCGAGAACCTTCGACATGATAGGGACTTTGGTAATGTTCCTGGAGATCATGGCATGAGGTCTCCAAGGTTTAACTCAGATATGGATCCTGGTGATTCTCGTCTTGTTAGTTTTGGCAGAAAGGGTAATTCATGGGCAGGTGAAGATGGTACACTCGATAGAAGGAGATATCCCGTTCTGGATTCTGAACTGGGGCATGGGGACAATGCTTATAATCAGCGTAGTCCTCCAAGGAAAAGACTAGTAGACATGCGTGAGTTTTCTCCTCAGCGGTTCCCTAGACAAGATCCTTTCTATGATGATTCGTGGGACTTGCCTGAGGATCCTTTAGTCTTTCATGAAGCTAAGAAACTGAAGACCAGCTCCTATTTTCCTGAAAATGAGCTTCCAGAATATCCTTTCAATGATATGGAACCAGCAAAACACAGGGGATACCATGAATATTCCCAAGCTGAGGTCCTTGATAAAAACTTCGATTCTGGATCTCTTGTTCATAAGAGGATGATGAACTCCAATATACCTTATCCGGAGGAGAATGACCGGTGGAATTCACGTTTTGACGGTTTTAAGGTGGGCCCTGGTCAATTGGCTTCAAATGCTGAGCAGAAAAGGTTGACTCCTGAACCACATCCCTCATCTAAGAGTActgagtggaaatgggaaggTACTATTGCTAAGGGAGGCACTGCTGTCTGTCGGGCTCGATGCTTTCCCGTGGGCAAACCTCTAGACATGATTTT ACCTGTATACTTAGACTGCACAGCAAGGACTAGTTTAGACATGCTTGCAAAGCATTACTATCAAGCAGCTGGTTCTTGGGTTGTCTTCTTTGTTCCAGCTACTGATGCTGACATGGCATTTTACAACGAATTCATGAATTATCTTGGTGAGAAGCAGCGAGCTGCTGTGGCGAAATTGGATGATAGGACCACTATGTTTCTTGTACCTCCTTCAGACTTCTCTGAGAAGGTTCTTAAAGTACCAGGAAAACTGAGCATCTCTGGTGTTGTTTTAAGATTAGAACCTCAGGCGGAGAAGAATGAAACCAGCTTTACCGGTTTCCAGGGCATGACATCGTTTGCCAAGCCGATATCGCCTTCTGGCCCTAATCCTGCACTTACATCTTACTCAACTACCCAGAGACCAGGAATCAGTAATATGCCTTTTCCTGGGACCGATACTGTACCTCCACCTGCTTCATTTTCAGGCTCTCTTCAGCCGGCTGGTAACTTTTCTGAGTCATTTAGTGGAGACAGGCACAACTACATGGTCAATCAGCAGTACCCTGCCATGGGACAGAACTGGTCTTCACATGATATGCAGAAACCAAATCCTAGTGTCAAGAATATCAGAAAAGATACTACCATCGGTCAGGGATATAACCCGTCCATGCCTGGTACAGGGCAGGAAAGTTCTAGCATCTATAGTAGGGGTGAAGTTTCAAGTATCCATTCAACTGGTGATAACAGACCTCCACCAGCTTCACCTTTTCAATCAGACCAACTTGCAATGTTAGCCTCATCACTTCTTGGGCAGCAGAGGCAATCAGGGGTTGCATCAACAGGACAAGATTCGAGACAACCAGGCAACGCTTACCTGCCTGACAACTCATACAGGCCAACACAACAGAATCTTCCATTATCAAACAATCAACCTGTTGATCAGTCATCATCGCAGTTTGGTCAAATTCAGCAATTGCTTCAGCAACAGCAGCAGCAGCCAATGGCGAGTTTGCCGGGCCCACCTCCAAGAGAGCTTCAACATGGCACTCACTTGAACCAACTGCAGAATGCAGCAGACGAAGAAACAGATCCACAGAAACGCTTGCAGGCAACTTTGCAATTGGCAGCAGCTCTTCTTCATCAAATTCAACAGGGTAAACCGTGA